The genomic region GAAGCCGGCGGTGAGAAGAGCGGCCATTTCGGTCACCCCTTCAGCATCGCCGCTGTGGTCCCGCAGAAGGTCGAGCAGTTCCATCCCCTGCCGGTAGCGGTCATCCGAGGTCCAGGCGGAGACATCCTCCCGCCCGGCGATCTCTCCCCGGAGTATCTGCCTGGCCGCATCCGATTTCTTCAGTTCCCTCAGGTATCCTCTCAGGATGGCGTAGGCCCGTGTCGCGGGGTCTGCCCCGGCTTCACCGCCGGTCTCGAGAATTTCCGACGTGGAAGGCCAGTACTTTCTCCGGGAAAAAAAAGCCCTCATAAGCTGGGGCATGCCACCGAAGTAACGGTAGATGAGCACCTTGTCCACGCCGGCCTGGCGGGCGACCTCGTTCACTCCGAGATGGCCGTACCCCTTTCCCGAAAGGATGGTCCCCACTGCGTCGAGTATGCGGGCTTCCGTTCTCTCCCTTTCTCCCACAACGCTCCCTCCCCGTTAAAAAAAGGGGCCCGGGATCAGGGCCCCTTTGCGGATGACACTCTACTTGCCGAATACGGCCCCCCTGGAGCCCGAAGTGACAACACTCCGGTACCTTTCGAGGAACAGGCTGTCCGTAACGCTTTCAGCGGGTTTCCAGGCAGCCCGTCTCTTCTCCAGCTCTTCGTCCGGCACCGCGAGGTGCAGCGACCGGGAGGGAATATCGATTTCGATGGTATCGCCTTCCTGCACGAGGGCGATGTTTCCGCCGGCGGCCGCTTCCGGAGAGACGTGGCCGATGGATGCGCCCCTCGACGCCCCCGAAAAGCGCCCGTCGGTGATGAGCGCCACGGTCTTGTCCATTCCCATCCCCGCCAGGGACGAGGTGGGCCCGAGCATCTCCCGCATTCCGGGGCCTCCCTTGGGTCCCTCGTACCTTATGACCACCACGTCGCCGTCGTTGATCTTCCGTGCAAGAATGGCCTCGCTTGCCGCTTCCTCGCTGTCGAATACCCGGGCAGGGCCGGAGTGCTTCAGCATGGAGGGGTCCACGGCGGACTGTTTCACCACGCTTCCTTCGGGAGCGAGGTTGCCCTTCAGGATGGCCAGCCCCCCCTGGGCATGATAGGGGTTCTCCAGGGGCCGGATGACATTGTCGTCAAAAACCCGGACTCCCCGAAGGTTTTCTTCCACGGTCCGTCCCGTTACGGTTAGAGGCGTTCCGTCGATCAGCCCTCCCTCGAGAAGGCGGGCCATGACGGCCTGCACTCCTCCGGCCGCGAAAAGATCCTGGATGTGATGGTTTCCCCCCGGGCTCATGCTGCAGATGTGGGGTGTCTTCCTGCTCGCTTCCTCGAATTGGTCAAGGCTGAGCGGTATCCCCGCCGCATGGGCCAGGGCCGGAAGGTGGAGGGCGGTGTTTGTGGAGCCGCCGAGCGCCATGTCCACGGCCACGGCGTTGGCGAAGGATTTAGCGGTGACGATGTCCTTCGGCCGGATATCCTTCTCGACAAGCATCATGATGTGCCGCCCGGCTTCCTTGGCGAGCCGGTCCCTGGCGGAATAGACCGCCGGTATGGTCCCGTTGCCGGGAAGGGCGAGCCCCAGTGCCTCGATCATGCAGTTCATGGTGTTGGCGGTGAACATCCCCGCACAGGAGCCGCAGGTGGGGCAGGTGGTATCCTCAATGGCCCGAAGTTCGTCGTCGGTCATCAGGCCGGCGACCCTCTTTCCGACAGCCTCGAAGATGTTGCTGAGGTCCACGTCTTTCCCGCCGCTGACTCCGGCGAGCATGGGGCCTCCGCTGATCATGACCGTGGGGATGTTCAGGGAAAAGGCCGCCATGGCCATGCCGGGAATGATCTTGTCGCAGTTCGTGACAAGGACAAGGGCATCCAGGGCGTGGGCCCTGACCATGATCTCGATGGAATCCATGATGAGTTCCCTGCTCGGGAGGGAAAACTTCATCCCCTCGTGGTTCATGGCGATGCCGTCACAGACGCCGATCACGGGAAACTCGAGAGGGAACCCTCCGAAGGCGTATACGGCAGCCTTCACGCCCTCGGTGATCCTGTTCAGGTGGACGTGGCCGGGGATGATGGCATTGTAAGGATTGACCACACCGACCCAGGGACGGCTGATCTCCCAGTCGGTATATCCCGAAGCCTTCAGCAGGGACCGGTGAGGAGCCCTTTCCGGACCCGTTTTCGCTTTGTCGCTCCGCATGATGCATTACCTCCTGTTGGTTAGGAAATTGTCTTTTCAGATTCCGGCCGGTCCCCAGACGAGCAGCGGGAGGGACAGGATGATGGACGGAACGTAGGTCACCAGGATCAGGACCCCTATAAGCACCGCCACCATGGGAACGATGGGTTTGCTGATCTGCTCGATGGGAAGGCCGGTGATGGCGCTGGCGACATAAATGTTTATGGCCACGGGCGGAGTGGCCATGCCGATGGCAAGGCCGATGGAGATGAGGACGCCGAAATGGACAAGGTTGCCGCCCACCTGGATGACCGTGGGAAGGAAGATGGGTGTCAGGATGATGAGGGCCGAGGCGGTCTCCATGAACATGCCGGCCAGGAGGATGATCACGGTGATCATCAGGTAAATGAGGATCGTGTTGCCCCCGGCGAATCCGAGGAACACGCGGGCCACGGCCTCGGGAATTTCGTAGAAGGCCAGCCCCCACCCGAAAAGCTTCGAGGTGGCGATGATGAACATGATGAGGGATGACGTAACGCCGGCTCCCACCACGAGCCTGTAGAACTTTTTGAAGTCCATGGATCTGTAGATGAAAAAGGCCACTATCAGGGAATAGTCAACCGCGATGGCCGCCGCCTCCGACGGGGTGAAAAAGCCCGAAAAGATGCCGCCGAGGATGATCACGGGAGTGAGGAGTCCCCAGGATGCTTCCAGAAAGAGCTTCCATTTCTGTCTGCCAGTGGTGGCCTCCGCCGCAGGATACCCCCTCTTTCTGGCGACGTACATGGAGTACGCGATAAGGCCCATCCCCATGAGGAAACCGGGCACAAAGCCCGCCATGAAGAGTTTGGCCACCGATATTCCAGCGATGACGGCATAGAGCACCATGGGGACGCTCGGGGGAATAACCACGCCGATGGTTCCCGACGCGGCAATGAGTGCTGCTGAAAAGTCCACGTCGTACCCCTTTTTCTTGAGCTGGGGAAGCAGGGCGGAGCCCACGGCGGCCGTGGTGGCTGCCCCGGACCCCGAGATGGCGGCGATGAACATGGATGCCACCGTGGAGACGATGGAGAGCCCTCCCCGGAACCTGCCGAGGGTGGCTTCGGCGAAGGCGACGATACGCTCGGAAATGCCTCCCTTGGCAAGGATATCCCCGGCAAGGACAAAAAAGGGAACGGCCACCAGGGCGAAGGATTCGTTGCCCGAGAACATGGTCTGGGGAATCATGGCCAGGGGGAAACCGCTCAGCAGCACGACGAGGAGGCCTGCGGCCCCTATGGCGAGCCCTACCGGAACACCCAGCACCATGAAGACTATGAAGCTGCCTGCAAGAACAAGTCCCATGGTCAGCGCCTCCCCAGGATATCGCCGAATCCGGCGATAAGATGCAGCAGTATGATGCCCCCGATCACGGGATACATGATGTAGACCCACGTCATGGAGATTCCCATGGCAGGAGTGGTCTGCATGGCCTCGCTTTTCATGAGTTCGGCGCCGTAGAAGGCGACGACCGCAAAGAAAAACACGCCCAGGCACTGGACGAAAAAGGAGACGGCTTTTCTGAGGAATTCAGGGAGTTTATTGACCAGAAAGGTCACGGCAATATGGGACCCTCTTTTAAAGCCCACGGCCGCGCCGAGAAGGGATGACGCGACGAGTAGATAGGTGGTGAGCTCCTCGGACCAGATGAGGGCGTCGAAAAAGATGCGGCAGACTATCTGGAGGGTGGTCACAGCAATCATGGCGAGAATCATTCCGAAGAGGACGACCTCGCTGACCTCATTCACTGCATCGCTTAATTGGAGAAGAGGCGAGCGCTTCGTCTCGCCTCTTGCATCGCTGCTATTCCGTTCCATTCCTGCCGCTGCCTACTTCACGGCAAGGATGGCCTCGACAAGGTCTTTGCCGAACTGCTCTTCGTATTTTTCGTACACGGGCTTGACCGCTTCCCTGAACAGGGAGAGATCAGGCTCGGTGACTTCCATGCCCTTGTCCTTGAGGAACTGGAGCCATTCGGCTTCCTTTTCATTGTCGTAGGCCCTGTTATGCTCCGCTGCCGCCTGGGCGGATTCCTGGACGAGCTTCTGGTGCTCGGGAGAAAGCTTGTTCCAGGTGCGCATGCTCATCATGATCACGTTGGGCGCATAGGCATGCCGCGTCAGGGCAAGGTGCTTCTGGGACTCGAAGAGGTTGAAGGCCACGATAACGTTCAGGGGGTTCTCCTGTCCGTCGATGGTCCCCTGCTGGAGGGCGGTGAGGGCCTCGGTCCAGGCCATGGGAACGGCGTTCGCCCCGAGGGCCTTGAAGGAGTCCACGTACACGGGGTTCTGCATGAGCCTGATCTTCAGGCCCTTCATGTCTTCAGGAACGTTGACCGGCTTCTTGCTGTTGGTGAGGTTGCGGAAGCCCCTCTCTCCGTAGGCGAGGCCCTTCCAGCCGAGAGCTTCCATATCGGCGAGCATTCCCCTGCCGATTTCTCCGTCCAGAACCTTGTAGGCCTGCTCCGGAGTGGTGAAAAGGAAAGGAAGGTCAAACACGCCGAACCTGGGCATGAAGTTGATGATGGGCCCGCCGGTGATGATCGCCGAGTCCACCACGCCCATACGCATGCTTTCGAGAAGGTTTCTCTCGTCGCCGAGCTTCGCGTTGGGGTAGATGGTGACCGTCAGCTCACCCTTGCTGCCGGCCTCTACAAGCTCCTTGAACTTGAGGGCGCAGACATGGAACGCGTCGTTTTCGTTCACCACGTGGGCCAGCTTGATGTCGGCCGCCGGCGCGGACGAAGCCGCAAGAACCAGAAGAAGAAAAACTACCGATAAAACCGCTGCGATTCTTTTCATAACTGCTTTCCTCCCATTCCCGATACAGAATATATGAAACTGACGTTCCATTGTGATAAAGCATTATAGACAATGGGGTGAGAATTGCAAGTCTTTTCTCCGTTCCGGCGACGCTCTATTGCCATCCGTCTTTCTGGACAGGGACACCCCCCCATGGTACCATTCCGGTGGTTCCCTTCCCCACCGGGAGAAGGGAATAAATCCAATTTATCCAGGGAGCGTGAACTTCATGACCTGTTCCAAATGCCACGCCGGCAGACTGAAAGACATCCCGCAGGCTCACGATGCGGTCCAGCCTGCGGGAATAGAGCGGCGGATCGTCTTCGCGCCGGGGAAATTCTGGGACGATTACGTAGCCCGCTTTTTCACCGTTGAAAAGGGAGCCCAGACCCCCTTCCACACCCACGACTGGCCTCACTACGTGCTTATTATGGGGGGCTCCTGCGACGCCAGGATCGACGGCGAGACCTACCGGCTGGAAGGCGGCTGCTGGGCCCATGTTCCGTCCGGCGTGGAGCACAACTTCACCAATACGGGCGACTCGCCCCTCGAATTCGTCTGCATCGTTCCCCCCAAGGGAGATCCCGCAGGCACCCGGAAGGCGTGACGCACCCCGGAACGGCTCAGCCTATGGGGAACTTCACCAGGGGCGGAAGCCAGGGATAGACGGAGGCGAGGAAATAGGGATTCAGGGCGAATATGACGAAAAAGCCCATGGCCATGGCGGAATGAAATACGGAGAGAAGCCCCCTGTAGGGCTCCCTTTTCGCCACGATCCCCAGGATTCCTTCGCAGATGACGAAGGCGGAAATATAATACAGCCACCCGTTCGTTCCGGGTTCGAGAAGGAACACCATGGTGCGGAGCACGCAGTAGGCCGACCAGATGCCGAGCACATAGGTCTGGGCGACGGTAAGGACGATCTTCACCAGAAAGGCGAGAGCCCTGGGAATTACCTGCCCGCTTCCTTCCATGGAATCGAGGGTGGTGAAAACGGAGCCTATGAGGGGGACTACGTAGCGTACGTATCCTCCGGAGAGGATCCACCCCCAGAGAAGAAGGAAAAAAGCGTAGTTGAAATAATGCACACGGACCCCGCCTTCCCGAAGAAATGATTGGATGTTCCTGATTATACCTCTTTTTTTCCGGGGCGCTCCGGTGTGATATAATCAGGCAAAAGGAAAGCGGGAGGTGGAACTGCATGGAAGGTATTTCCGCTGCGTCCCGGAGCTCCGCGGCACAGGACGTACAGCTTGCCGTTCAGTACTCCGTAATGAAACAGGTCACCGACCTTCAGAAGGACATGCTCTCCCAGCTTATGCAGAGCATGGGCATAGGCCAGAACATCGACCTTCTCGCCTGAGAAAGCCGATCCAAAAAGAACTGCCGGAAAGGGGGGACGAAACGTCCCCCCTTTTTTACTGCTGTTCGGCGATGGGCTTGGCGTAGGAGGTTTCCGCGTCCCACGGGAAGAGTATCCAGGTGTCCTGGCTGACTTCCGTGATGAACGTGTCCACGAAGGGGCGCCCTTCCGGCTTGGCGTACACGGCGGCGAAGTGGGCCTTCGGCAGCATTTCCCGGACGACCCTGGCCGTTTTTCCAGTGTCCACCAGGTCGTCGATGATGAGCCATCCTTCCCCGTCCCCCCGGATTTCCTTGAGAACGGAAATCTCTCCCTGGTTCCGGATAGTGTAGCTTGACACACAGACCGTGTCCACCAGCCGGATATTCAGTTCCCTGGCGATGATAGCGGCGGGGACGAGCCCTCCCCTGGCAATGCCTATGATTCTCTCCCATTTGGCCAGACCCACCAGGCGCCAGGCAAGGGCCTTGCAGTCCCTGTGGATCTGCTCCCATGAAATGGGGTATGTCTTGTGATACCGTTCGCTGGACACGCCGAACATTCCTCCTCGTCGCCGAAAAATTATGAGCTATTATTGTAGCATGACGGGAAGGGAAAGAAAGACGGTGCGGCAGGCCCTCTTTTCCGGGGGAAAAAGCCCGTTTTTCCGTTGTCCGGCTGCTTTTGCCGGTCTTCATGAAACGCTGGGACCCGGATTCCTAAATCAACCGCGGCAATGTATAATAGCGTTGGGCAGAGGGCCCACATTTTTAACAGGGAGGTAGAAAACGTGAAGAGATTTTCTGTGCTTCTCGCTCTCGCGGTCGGTTTCATTTTCTGCAGCGCGGCATTTGCCGCCTTTCCGCCGGTCCCGGTGGAAAAAATCAATCCCGGTTTCATCTACATAGGCCCCATCGGCGACGGCGGATACACCTTCATGCACGACAAGGGAAGGCTCTTCATGGAAGAGGCGTTCCCCGGCCTGAAATCAACCTACGTGGAATCAGTTCCGGAAGGCCCCGATGCAGCGAGGGTCATGGAGACCCTTGTGCGGAACGGATCGAAGGTGGTGTTCGCCAACTCTTTCGGCCACATGGATTTCGTCCTTGAAGTGGCAAAGAAGTACCCCGAGATCATTTTCATGCACTGCTCCGGATACAAGGTTGCCGAGAACGTCGGAACCTACTTCGGAAGGATGTACCAGGCGCGGTATCTCTCCGGGCTCGTGGCGGGGAGCATGACGAAGAAGAACGTCATCGGCTACGTGGCAGCCTACCCCATCCCCGAAGTCATCCGCGGCATCAACGCCTTCACCCTCGGCGTGAGGAAGGCCAACCCCAACGCGGAAGTCCGGGTCATCTGGATCTTCTCCTGGCTCGATCCCGGCAAGGAAAAGGAAGCCGCAAAGGCCCTCATTGACGCAGGGGCAGACGTTCTGGGCATGCATGCCGATACGGGTGCAGCACCTCAGGCCGCCGAAGAAGCCGGAATCTACGTGGTCGGATACAACAACGACATGAGCAACTACGCTCCCACGAAACACCTCACCGCACCCATCTGGAACTGGGGCATCGTCTACAGGGACACCATCCGGCAGGTCGTGGAAGGAACATGGAAGTCCGAGCAGGTCTGGATCGGACTGAAGGAAGGCATGGTCGACCTGGCACCCTTCGGCAAGGATGTGCCTGACTCCGTAAAGAAGCTCGTGGAAGACGAGAAGGCCAAGATCCTGGCCGGCGGCTGGGACGTGTTCCACGGCCCGGTGAAGGACCAGGGCGGCGTTGTGAAGGTTCCCGGGGGAACCGCCATGACTGATGCCGAAATGCTCTCCATGAACTGGTTCGTCGAGGGCGTGAAGGGAGATATACCCAAATAGGCCGATCTTTTGTATGATAATAGCAGGGAGATTCTCGAGGGCGCGAATTTCCGCGCCCTTTTTTTCGCCCTCCGCAATTCCGAACACAAGGAGGAAATGGGATGAATCAACGCAAGCCGCTGGTGCGCATGGAAAAGATCACGAAGCGGTTCGCCGGCGTAACGGCAAACCACGACGTGGATTTCGACGTGCGCCCCGGAGAAGTCCACGCTCTTCTCGGAGAAAACGGCGCGGGGAAATCCACGCTCATGAATATTCTCTACGGCTTGTACCGTCCGGACAGCGGCTCTCTCTTCATCGAAGGAAAGGAGTTGGCCTTCTCATCCCCCGGGGACGCCCGCAAAGCAGGGATCGGCATGGTTCACCAGCACTTCATGCTCATTCCAAGCCAGACGGTATGGGAAAACATGATCCTCGGCCTTGACGGGCTCCCCTGCATCCTGCCCAAGAACGACATACGGGACAAAATCTCCTCCCTCTCGTCGAAATACGGCCTCAGGGTGGACCCCGACGCAAGCATCTGGCAGCTCTCCATAGGGGAGCAGCAGCGGGTGGCAATTCTCCAGATGCTCTTCCGGCAGGCGAACATCCTCATCCTCGACGAGCCTACGGCGGTGCTCACCCCCCAGGAGGCGGAGCACCTCTTCGAGACCGTGCGGCAGATGACCTCCGAGGGCCACGGTGTCGTGTTCATCTCCCACAAGATGGACGAGGTCATGGGCCTGTCGCAGAGGGTGACCATCCTCAGGAAGGGAAAACTCGTCGGCACGGTGGAAACCTCAGCCACGTCCAAGGAGCAGCTCGCCGAGATGATGGTGGGACAGAAAATGATCTACTCCATAAGCAAACCCCCGCTCGCCCCCGGCGACCCGGTCCTTGAATGCGCCTCCGTCTGTGCCCTCGGCGACAGGGGTTTTCCAGCCGTAAATCATGCCACATTCATGGTACGCCAGCGGGAAATTCTCGGCATAGCGGGAGTGGCCGGAAACGGACAGCAGGAATTGTGCGAAACGCTCGTGGGCCTGCGGAAAGTCGAATCGGGAACCATTCGGGTCAACAGCCGGGAGATGACCAACGCCCTGCCGAAGGATTTCATAAGCCAGGGCGTCCATTACGTTCCCGCCGACAGGAAGGGAACGGGCCTTGTTCCAAACATGAACGTGAGCGAAAATTCCATTCTGAAGCGGTACTGGAACCGCCCGGTGTCCCGGGGACTCTTCCTGAACTGGAAGGAAGTGTTTGCCTTCGCCCGGGAGCTTGTCTCCAGGTTCAACGTGAGTACCCCGTCCATGGAAACACCGGTCCGCAACCTCTCCGGGGGAAACCTGCAGAAACTCATGCTGGGAAGGGAACTGAGCGATTCCCCCGCCGCCCTGCTTGCGGTCCATCCCACCTGGGGACTCGACGTGGCTGCCACCAAGTTCGTCAGGGATCAGCTTCTTCTCCACCGGGAACGGGGAGGAGCAGTCCTTCTCGTGTCCGAGGACCTGGAGGAACTTATCGCCCTGAGCGACAGGCTTGCGGTGATGTGCAAGGGCGAAATCATGGGAATTCTTGATTCCCCTTCCTCGGTGCCGGTGGAGATCATCGGCCTGATGATGGCGGGTACACCCCTTGCGAAACTGGAAAAGTGCGAAGGAGGGACCGTCCGGTGAGAATCAAGATCGAACCCCGGCTGACTTCGACTTGGAAACTTTCCGTCGCCATCCCCTTTTTCTCCCTTGCTGCGGCGATCATTTCGGGGGGAGTGTTCCTCCATTTCATGGGAGTCTCCCCCCTCCAGGCGTACCGGGCTATTCTCACATCGGCCCTGGGAGACGGCTACGGCCTCAGCGAAACGGTGGTAAAGGCCATTCCGCTGATCATGGCGGGCATCGCTGTTATGCTCTCCTTCACCATGCTCATCTGGAACATCGGCGCCGAAGGGCAGATCTTCATGGGCGCCATAGCCGCCACGGCCATGGTCCGGTTCTTCTATAGCGACAACAGGACCGTCATGCTCCTGCTCATGTTTCTTGCCGCAGCGGTTGCAGGCGGTCTCTGGGCGGCCATAGCGGGATATTTCAGGGCAAAATGGAACGTGAACGAGATCATCACCACCCTGATGCTCAACTACGTGGCCATGAACTTCCTCAACTATTTCGTCTTCGGCCCCTGGAGAGATCCATCGAGCCTGGGTTTCCCCATGACGCCTCCCTTCCCCGATTCAGCCAGACTGCCCGTCTTCTGGGGCACCCGCATTCACGGTGGGCTCGTCCTGGCGCTCCTTCTTCCCCTCCTTTTCTGGGTCATTCTGAGGTTCACCCGATGGGGGTATGAAATCAGGGTCATGGGGGAAAACCCGAAAGCGGCGGGATTCGCCGGAATGAGTTACCTGAAGAACGTGGTCCTCGTCATGTTCATCTCAGGGGCCATAGCGGGAATCGCTGGGATGTGCGAGCTTTCGGGACTCCAGGGAAGGCTTCAGCACGGCTTCTCGGGCGGGTACGGCTTCACCGCCATCATAGTGGCATGGCTCGCCCGGCTCCACCCCATCGCCATCATTTTCGTGTCCTTCCTCATGGGGATCCTGCTCGTGGGGGGCGAAACGCTCCAGATCGTCATGAGGCTCCCCCTCTCGAGCGTCATGGTGCTCCAGGGCCTGATCCTGTTCTTCGTCCTCGGCGGGGAATTCTTCCGGAAATACACCCTGAGGATCATCCCTGCGAAAGATACTCCTCACAAGGAGGGGGCATAAAATGGAAATGATCATCCCCATCCTGACCGCCGCAGTCAGGAGCGGAACTCCAATTCTCTACGCCACCCTGGGGGAGATTCT from Aminivibrio pyruvatiphilus harbors:
- a CDS encoding TetR/AcrR family transcriptional regulator, whose product is MGERERTEARILDAVGTILSGKGYGHLGVNEVARQAGVDKVLIYRYFGGMPQLMRAFFSRRKYWPSTSEILETGGEAGADPATRAYAILRGYLRELKKSDAARQILRGEIAGREDVSAWTSDDRYRQGMELLDLLRDHSGDAEGVTEMAALLTAGFTFLLLRRDVSRRYLGLDLSREETWERLEKTIHLLVELFYEKRKAPPGDERG
- the ilvD gene encoding dihydroxy-acid dehydratase, with product MRSDKAKTGPERAPHRSLLKASGYTDWEISRPWVGVVNPYNAIIPGHVHLNRITEGVKAAVYAFGGFPLEFPVIGVCDGIAMNHEGMKFSLPSRELIMDSIEIMVRAHALDALVLVTNCDKIIPGMAMAAFSLNIPTVMISGGPMLAGVSGGKDVDLSNIFEAVGKRVAGLMTDDELRAIEDTTCPTCGSCAGMFTANTMNCMIEALGLALPGNGTIPAVYSARDRLAKEAGRHIMMLVEKDIRPKDIVTAKSFANAVAVDMALGGSTNTALHLPALAHAAGIPLSLDQFEEASRKTPHICSMSPGGNHHIQDLFAAGGVQAVMARLLEGGLIDGTPLTVTGRTVEENLRGVRVFDDNVIRPLENPYHAQGGLAILKGNLAPEGSVVKQSAVDPSMLKHSGPARVFDSEEAASEAILARKINDGDVVVIRYEGPKGGPGMREMLGPTSSLAGMGMDKTVALITDGRFSGASRGASIGHVSPEAAAGGNIALVQEGDTIEIDIPSRSLHLAVPDEELEKRRAAWKPAESVTDSLFLERYRSVVTSGSRGAVFGK
- a CDS encoding TRAP transporter large permease, yielding MGLVLAGSFIVFMVLGVPVGLAIGAAGLLVVLLSGFPLAMIPQTMFSGNESFALVAVPFFVLAGDILAKGGISERIVAFAEATLGRFRGGLSIVSTVASMFIAAISGSGAATTAAVGSALLPQLKKKGYDVDFSAALIAASGTIGVVIPPSVPMVLYAVIAGISVAKLFMAGFVPGFLMGMGLIAYSMYVARKRGYPAAEATTGRQKWKLFLEASWGLLTPVIILGGIFSGFFTPSEAAAIAVDYSLIVAFFIYRSMDFKKFYRLVVGAGVTSSLIMFIIATSKLFGWGLAFYEIPEAVARVFLGFAGGNTILIYLMITVIILLAGMFMETASALIILTPIFLPTVIQVGGNLVHFGVLISIGLAIGMATPPVAINIYVASAITGLPIEQISKPIVPMVAVLIGVLILVTYVPSIILSLPLLVWGPAGI
- a CDS encoding TRAP transporter small permease — encoded protein: MNEVSEVVLFGMILAMIAVTTLQIVCRIFFDALIWSEELTTYLLVASSLLGAAVGFKRGSHIAVTFLVNKLPEFLRKAVSFFVQCLGVFFFAVVAFYGAELMKSEAMQTTPAMGISMTWVYIMYPVIGGIILLHLIAGFGDILGRR
- a CDS encoding TRAP transporter substrate-binding protein, translating into MKRIAAVLSVVFLLLVLAASSAPAADIKLAHVVNENDAFHVCALKFKELVEAGSKGELTVTIYPNAKLGDERNLLESMRMGVVDSAIITGGPIINFMPRFGVFDLPFLFTTPEQAYKVLDGEIGRGMLADMEALGWKGLAYGERGFRNLTNSKKPVNVPEDMKGLKIRLMQNPVYVDSFKALGANAVPMAWTEALTALQQGTIDGQENPLNVIVAFNLFESQKHLALTRHAYAPNVIMMSMRTWNKLSPEHQKLVQESAQAAAEHNRAYDNEKEAEWLQFLKDKGMEVTEPDLSLFREAVKPVYEKYEEQFGKDLVEAILAVK
- a CDS encoding cupin domain-containing protein; the encoded protein is MTCSKCHAGRLKDIPQAHDAVQPAGIERRIVFAPGKFWDDYVARFFTVEKGAQTPFHTHDWPHYVLIMGGSCDARIDGETYRLEGGCWAHVPSGVEHNFTNTGDSPLEFVCIVPPKGDPAGTRKA
- the gpt gene encoding xanthine phosphoribosyltransferase, which codes for MFGVSSERYHKTYPISWEQIHRDCKALAWRLVGLAKWERIIGIARGGLVPAAIIARELNIRLVDTVCVSSYTIRNQGEISVLKEIRGDGEGWLIIDDLVDTGKTARVVREMLPKAHFAAVYAKPEGRPFVDTFITEVSQDTWILFPWDAETSYAKPIAEQQ
- a CDS encoding BMP family ABC transporter substrate-binding protein, which translates into the protein MKRFSVLLALAVGFIFCSAAFAAFPPVPVEKINPGFIYIGPIGDGGYTFMHDKGRLFMEEAFPGLKSTYVESVPEGPDAARVMETLVRNGSKVVFANSFGHMDFVLEVAKKYPEIIFMHCSGYKVAENVGTYFGRMYQARYLSGLVAGSMTKKNVIGYVAAYPIPEVIRGINAFTLGVRKANPNAEVRVIWIFSWLDPGKEKEAAKALIDAGADVLGMHADTGAAPQAAEEAGIYVVGYNNDMSNYAPTKHLTAPIWNWGIVYRDTIRQVVEGTWKSEQVWIGLKEGMVDLAPFGKDVPDSVKKLVEDEKAKILAGGWDVFHGPVKDQGGVVKVPGGTAMTDAEMLSMNWFVEGVKGDIPK
- a CDS encoding ABC transporter ATP-binding protein, whose amino-acid sequence is MNQRKPLVRMEKITKRFAGVTANHDVDFDVRPGEVHALLGENGAGKSTLMNILYGLYRPDSGSLFIEGKELAFSSPGDARKAGIGMVHQHFMLIPSQTVWENMILGLDGLPCILPKNDIRDKISSLSSKYGLRVDPDASIWQLSIGEQQRVAILQMLFRQANILILDEPTAVLTPQEAEHLFETVRQMTSEGHGVVFISHKMDEVMGLSQRVTILRKGKLVGTVETSATSKEQLAEMMVGQKMIYSISKPPLAPGDPVLECASVCALGDRGFPAVNHATFMVRQREILGIAGVAGNGQQELCETLVGLRKVESGTIRVNSREMTNALPKDFISQGVHYVPADRKGTGLVPNMNVSENSILKRYWNRPVSRGLFLNWKEVFAFARELVSRFNVSTPSMETPVRNLSGGNLQKLMLGRELSDSPAALLAVHPTWGLDVAATKFVRDQLLLHRERGGAVLLVSEDLEELIALSDRLAVMCKGEIMGILDSPSSVPVEIIGLMMAGTPLAKLEKCEGGTVR
- a CDS encoding ABC transporter permease, which encodes MRIKIEPRLTSTWKLSVAIPFFSLAAAIISGGVFLHFMGVSPLQAYRAILTSALGDGYGLSETVVKAIPLIMAGIAVMLSFTMLIWNIGAEGQIFMGAIAATAMVRFFYSDNRTVMLLLMFLAAAVAGGLWAAIAGYFRAKWNVNEIITTLMLNYVAMNFLNYFVFGPWRDPSSLGFPMTPPFPDSARLPVFWGTRIHGGLVLALLLPLLFWVILRFTRWGYEIRVMGENPKAAGFAGMSYLKNVVLVMFISGAIAGIAGMCELSGLQGRLQHGFSGGYGFTAIIVAWLARLHPIAIIFVSFLMGILLVGGETLQIVMRLPLSSVMVLQGLILFFVLGGEFFRKYTLRIIPAKDTPHKEGA